The Methanobrevibacter olleyae genome includes a window with the following:
- a CDS encoding HAD family hydrolase has translation MTKKAIVFDNSGTLIERFRVIKDVSTGELITHINSLNLIDSFLNAALVVLQFNTNCLKGLDPNTLISDFVIENNIDFDISYYSTDVSKEEITAILEKDTAIIKDITDTFPLLKERVPNMELCNGSAVIIDIAEERIAYTITSAGQLFSGVKETIAKLQDNDIDVFIASGDRSAAIKRLADITGVPEGHAFATASTHRKAEIVANLQEKGYKVMMVGDGPNDILAFKQADSAVLTTEQKDGDFPDKLKNYADFVIGDISEVLQIDF, from the coding sequence AGGTGAATTGATCACTCATATTAACTCTTTAAATTTAATAGATAGTTTTTTAAATGCGGCACTTGTTGTTTTACAATTTAATACTAATTGTTTAAAGGGGCTTGATCCAAATACATTAATAAGTGATTTTGTTATTGAAAACAATATAGATTTTGATATTAGTTATTATTCAACAGATGTTTCTAAAGAGGAAATTACAGCTATTTTAGAAAAAGATACAGCTATTATAAAGGATATTACAGATACTTTTCCACTTTTAAAAGAGAGGGTTCCTAATATGGAATTATGTAATGGTTCAGCTGTCATTATAGATATTGCAGAAGAAAGAATAGCTTATACAATCACTTCTGCAGGTCAATTATTTAGCGGTGTTAAAGAGACAATAGCTAAACTTCAAGATAATGATATAGATGTATTTATTGCATCAGGAGATAGATCTGCTGCTATTAAAAGGCTTGCTGATATTACTGGAGTACCTGAAGGCCATGCATTTGCAACTGCTAGTACACATAGAAAAGCAGAAATAGTAGCTAATCTTCAAGAAAAAGGTTATAAAGTTATGATGGTTGGAGATGGCCCTAATGATATTTTAGCATTCAAGCAAGCTGATTCTGCCGTACTAACAACAGAGCAAAAAGATGGTGACTTTCCTGATAAATTAAAAAATTATGCTGATTTTGTTATAGGAGATATTTCTGAAGTTCTTCAAATTGATTTCTAA